CTTGAttcatatctctagatgctagaggaaggaagctcagACCCAGAGATCCAGGTAACGTTTTGCTCAGATATTCATGTttttcgaaggggtgaatattcgctaaggtggagattgttgacgaaTGACTCATATTTGAATGAAGGTCAATGCGAGGGgcgtcatggaagaaaaatctgttacggttttttataataaaattctgttacgattttaccgAGTCTAGGATTTAAGCACTATTATAgagatcattgtaaacctattagATAATGAGACTATTGAATGTGATTATCTTGtttagagagaattctaataaagtttcgattatttttgtggagtaggcacacCGCCTAATCACGATAACTCTTTTTCTTCCTCGTGTTTACTCTTTCTTGTGCATGTTTATCTTGTTGCTCCGCgcaatctctttctctcttcctcttcttccgcatgCGCAACAGTCATCGTCAAGGCTTTGTTTGTCTCAACTATTTGAGGTCAGCTACGTGAATATTGTCTTTGTCGAAGGCAATGGTAAAGTTCATAATTTGCATTTGtgcaaaaggagaagaagaaaaaaactaaTATCCATAGTACAGAAGATAAACTCTGCAAATCTTCAGGGCATGGTTATAGTTCTTCTGAGCAGTTTCAGTCTCACCAATTGCCGTTGAACACATTCATGCAAAGCAATCGCAAATGATTGATAAGGCAAGCAGTGAATTTTACTTATCAAAGTATGATTACATATTTTCTGAGCAATTTCAGTCACACCATTTTCAATGGGCACATTCATGCACTGAAATCGCAAGAAATTGATAAAAGAAATCGCGAGCTCTACCAAGAAGCAAAATTTTTCACAAGGAAAGCAGAAGGGTTTATTTTAGGGGCAAATTAGGAACCCTAATCTCCAGATCTAATGCAAATCCAAACACCCAAGACGATCAGAGCCGTACCGAAGATGGTGGTCCCGGCGCGCATCTCCTCGCCTAGGAACATGCCGGCGACGGCCGTGGCGGCGAAGGTGGTGGCGTTAGTGACGGGCACGGCGACGGAGATGGGGGCGCCGCCCAGGATGTGGAAGAAGGCAGCGGAGGCGGATAGGTTGATGAAAAACGGGAGGGAGTACTGCCAGGTTAGGAGGAGGTCGATCCATTGAAGGAGGCGGCGGCGGAGTCCTCGGCTGCCAGGGGCGGCGGCCCGCAACTGGGCCTGGAGCTTCCGGTCCCAGACGAGGGCCCCACGGCGCATGACAGCGTTGGTGGCGCCCCACACGAGCCCGACGATGACCATCTTCTCCACGTCGCCGGCCATGCTCTTCTCCaccaacaacaacggtttttaggTATGAAAATGGCACATAACCTTCATTTTTCTGACCGTGGTCGTATTTTTCTATTATGGGATCCACAACTAGTTGACTTGGAAGTTCTCATGGCAACAGATCAACCTATACCTATTGCCCGTGATGTCTTATATCTagacaaaataaaataatagatgttaattaaaaaataatttataaaattttatagaattttttttaaaaaaattaggattTAAAATGAATTCGTATAATATATTTTAAGGGGACGGATCTATTAAGCCTGATGAAAATCTATTTGAATATCCAATTATATAAGGAGTTGTTTGAGTATATAAACCTTAAGTTTTATTTATCCTAACATCCTTCTGTTGCTCAACCTCTCTCCTGATTCTCCTCTGCCACTCTCCATTGATGTCGCTCGATGTCATCGACTTGACGTCGTTACCGACGTTGATATCCCGTTTTGTAGAGCGTCAACCCCGTATGTCAACGCCACTGCTCCATTACCGGAGCAGCTCGGAGCCAACGACAATCCTAGCCCCAACCCTGCCTCCTGATTCTCTCTACAATTGTTCCTTCTTGTGCACCCTACATCAACACCAAAAAGGGAAAAGTTTATGGTTGCCAGAAGAAACAATGGTGAGGTTGGCGGACAGAACAATCAGTTCTTAGCTGAACTTACAACGCTCTTGCAAGAATAGAGTCAAATTCACAGGGAATAGATGGAGCAACTACAAAGAGCTAGAGAAAATGAAAATGCACTAAGCCGTCCCACTGCTAGTGCTAATCCAGTGTATAGACAGTTCAAAGAGCTGGTCTTGACAGAGTTCAAGGGTACCATTGACCCAATTGTTGCTGAAAGGTGGATCCGATCATTGGAGATGATCTATGATTTTATGCAGCTCACCGATGCAAACAATGTTAGGTGTGTAATATTCATGCTACGTGATGATGCTCATATTTGGTGGGAGGGTGCATGTTTTGCGATGGACTTGACTACTTTGATCTAGGTTGGTTTTAAAGAAATATTCTATGGGAAGTATTTCACAACTGATAACAAAACCTGACGGACAAGAGAATTCTTAGAGTTTCGTCAAAGAGACATGATGGTTGATGAATATGTTAAGAAGTTTGAGAGAGGACGTGACTTCATGCCCATGATTGTAGGACAACCATCGGAGGAGCTGAAATTTTTTATCAAAGGGTTGAGGGTTGCGATTCAACATAATGTCTGGTTGAGTCGAGTTACCACTCTCAGAGAGGCAATGGATCATGCCTTGATGTCAGAGAGGGACAAGAATGAGATGATAAAAGAAGAGCATAACAAGAGGAAAAGTTACTAAGGAAGAGAACAGCAAGGGTCGAGTAGTAAGAAGCCTTTTCCTGCTCAGTTTCAAGGCAAGGAGTAGCAGAACCAGACTCAGCCATGACAACAACTTCAGGGATCTTGACCAGCTGACGACACTGCCCCCAAGGTCAACGACAGGGTTCCGTGTTCCAAGtgtgggaaattttattttggtCAGTGTCTGATGAGTTCGAATGTTTGTTACATGTGTAAGAAGCCGGGATATTTTGCTAAAGACTGGCCCAGCTCAAGGAACCAACCAAGGAAGAGTATTTGTAATGACTTGGGAGCAGGTAGATCTAGATTCTGCCATCATTATAGGTATGATCTTTGTTACCGACCTACTTGCCCATGCGTTAATAGATTTCGGAGCTATCCATTCTATCTGTGACATATGTGCAAAGCTGGGCATTACACATGATAGAATGACTATGAGATATAGTGTTTCCTTACCCTCAGAAGAAGAACTACACAACAATAGTATGGTAAAAAATTATAGGATGCTAATACAAAATTGTATTGTGTATGCCAAATTTATTGTTCTGGAAATAACTGACTTTGATGTGATTTTATGAATGAATTGGTTGACTCAACATGAGGCTATCATCGATTGCAAATGATGGATGGTCAAGTTGAAACTGCCAAATGATGAATCCTTCGTTTTCAATGCGACCACAAAACCGAATCTCTCTCATATCATTATAGCATGTAAAGCCCAACATATGTTGAGTAAAGGGTGTAACGGGTTTCTGGCCAATATCATGGTTAACTCTGAGACTCATAGACCAAGTTTAGATGAAGCGGATGTGGCTTAAAATTTTCTAGAGGTATTTCAGACGATATTTCGGGATTACCTCCCCTTAGGGAGGTAGAGTTTGGGATTGAATTGATATCTGGAACCACCCAACTGTCTAAAGCATCATATCAATTGGCGCCTATAGAAATGAAAGAGTTGAAGGAGCAGTTGCAAGAGCTACTGGATAAGAGTTTCATTCGACTGAGTATGTCACCAAGGGGAGCGCCAGTGTTATTTGTTCATAAGAAGGATGAGACAATGCGTCTGTGCATTGATTACTAGGAGTTGAATGGAGTTACAGTTAAGAATAAATACCTATTGTCCAAGATTAATGATATGTTTGATCAACTACAAGGTGCGGcaatattctcaaaaattgactTGAGATCCGGTTACCATCAAGTAAAGGTAAAAGAGGAGGACACCCATAAAATTACATTAAGAACTTGTTATGACTACTACGAGTTTCTTGTTATGCCATTTGGGTTTACTAACACCCCAACAacttttatggatttgatgaaccaaattttCCAGTTGTTTTTGGACTAATTTGTTATTgtcttcatcgatgacatattaatctACTCCCATAGTCGCGAAGAGCATCATTAGCATTTGACTAAGGTGCTACGGGCTCTGAGGGATAGACGcctatatgcgaagttcaataAATGTGTCTTCTGTTTGGGGTAGATTATATTCTTGGGACACATTATCTCGGAAAAAGGTATAGAAGTGGATCCAACTAAAGTAGAAGCAATTTAAAATTGAGCAACTCCAAAGAATGCTATAGAAATCCGAAGCTTCATAGGACTGCAGGCTACTATCGAAGGTTCATCTAGAACTTTTCGCGAATTGTCTTACCACTGACTTCGCTGAGAAAGAGGTAAGTATGAATGGGCAGACCGGTGTGAGAGGAGTTTTGAGGAGCTAAAAGAAAAATCGATGATGACGTCGGTGCTTGCAATCTCAAGTGGTACTAGGCGGTTTGTGGTATacatagtgttggaaccccaaggttattttggtgtgatcaataaattaagttaggtcctgtgtgttttaaccttgtgtctaagtgtgcaagagcttaggagcacaggtagtcgagtggaagacgcagctagcgtgaaggacgacagtccgagggacgaggtgctgcggaagagtacaccagcggacgagaaggaagcgtgcggtggttccgaggaacgaaagccagagcggaagattgctcggggagcaagagacgcagctaggagggacgaagactgcggatgagtacgccggcggacgagaaggaaacacgcagcgattccgagggacgagaagtcggagggaagcccgctcgagaagaccggaacttaggttcgggtgagccctattctagatagcagagatcacccaatcaagcggatccagaGCAGAGGACCTGGACgaaagacgagctgaaccggcgCCGAGAGCCCGGACCGAAAAGTCAACAATGGTGActaaggtccgggcgcccaggagtcagtttttgaccggatcgagctttgactcgatctgaacgttgcgggataaaatttatcccaccagggcgcccggaacccttccaggcgccccgaccaaggctataaatatagccttggtccagaagttttgaatcaactcagaaatttacattccaaacacttgtgcgcttctattCTAGCGGATTCGAGTAGAGGACCCggacaaaagtcaaccagagttgacctagcatccggggcgcccggaactgtccggggcgcccggaacccttccgggcgcccgggagtcatttttgaccggatcgagctttgactcgatctgaacattgggggataaaatttatcccccccaaggGGCccaaaacccttccaggcgccccgaccaaggctataaatatagcattcatccagaagctttgaatcaactcagaaatttacattccaaacacttgtgcgcttctgttctagtttagcttctgtcttttgtgctttcactgctgtaagaggcttctctgcctgaaggagatattttagtgcacgtttaTTCCTTGGATCAACaatctccttggttgtaaccaagtcaagttgtgagcctcttctttctgctttttatttactgctaatttactttatgcaagtgttctgttgaaagttcgagaatggTCTTTGTTGTTTTatttacaggctattcaaccccccttctagcctgcCAACGGTTCTACACATAGATGCCTCCAAGAATGCTTTAGGGGCCGTGTTGATGTAGAATGAGAAGGCAATAACCcatgcttctcgtcagttaaaGGTGCAGGAGCaaaacttgttggtgcaatatccctcaggtcaaggttgacctggttgaccaagcttgagtcttggtttgggtttcgatgtttgacaatataagacttcgatgatatggacaagtgcaggtgcagttgttcatttggggagattgtttggtgcaattcccctctgatcagggtctgatcaggttggttgaagaagagtcaagtaggtcaaggttgaccagatacttgactgggaagtcctaactgggatgttaggcagaaggaaaatcctggtgagcgaagctaggtgaaagacctagtgagtgaagctaggcagtgaggaaatcctagtgagtgaagctaggtgaaagtcctggtgagtggagacaggcagaggaaaatcctggcgagtgaagccaggtgaaaatcctagtgagtgaagttaggtgaaagacttgatgagtaaagccaggcagaagagaagtcctagtgagtgaagctaggcagaagggaagtcctggtgagtgaagccagacacgggagaaatccagatggatcaaggctaaTCAGACatttggtgttggaaagtccaagtaggtcaaagggattgaccggatacttggcacgaggagaaaagtccaagtaggtcaaagggattgaccagatacttggcaaaaggagaaaagtccaagtgggtcaaagggattgaccagacacttggtgagggagtcctagcaggtcaaaggtgatcggatgctaggcatgatgaactaaCAGGTCATGGatagaccggatgttggtttgggggcttgggacttggttttgggcaaaaaccaacctatggatcgatcagccgatcgattggttgatgcccaatcgatcggccgatcgattgggaaggtccctgCAATAAGCCTTGAGTGGGCAAGTCGCAaagcgcacagaaagcctctggatcgatcgggtgatcgatccagagctcccaatcgatcaatggatcgattgggagatagcgatgttgttaggaccgatgtgcccgctagaggggggtgaatagcggctcacccaaatcgttcgcttcctacgttgttagcttgcgcagcggaataataccaaaaataaacaagctaaacaaaatacaagacaagaaagaatgcaaaccaagctacacgatcatttacgtggttcggagataaagctcctactccacggcgtgtccgtaaggtggacgatccctatccgtcggtggattactccccggaagacctccggctagctcaaactccttgtgggtggagaaacctcaccacaaactcaccaagacctcttggacacaaggaaaactcttgagcacttgtagactactaattagaccttaaccaagtctaatttcgtcacctttgccggtcataccaagctccttcttatagagcttggaacaaatcagaacctgatttgcccgttaccagtcgactggtgccaacggcTACTCGACTGCTatagtcaccagtcgactgctacagtaacgctacagtaacgctacagtgctgctacagtaacccctaattctaggattttacctcgagtacattcactcagcactcgttctcgcccgaccaacctagacctagcctcctagccttctagcctcctccatcagccttgcgtccctcggatgcctccccatccttcacgtcttgccttctggagcttccatcggccttgtcattgttgtcgggtcttcctttgccaagaggtcgcgcctccgggacttcatccattgccaagtcacacttggacttacgttgccaagactacatgcttggacttacaccgccaagactcatcctttgactttcctcctttgccaagatcacacttggacttacgttgccaagactacatgcttggactttcaccgccaagactcacccttggactttccttgttgtacctgcatcctgcacactcacaatgcatatcaaatacaacaataaacctaacttaaaccttttcccaaacatcaaaacttagggcacctagattgctccaacagatgttgcgcgataagccctggatcgatcagccgatcgatccaagtaattcctgagagcacagaggcgctctggatcgatcggccgatcaatccaaaacctctccgatcgattgggagcaatccaatcgatcgggatccgaccgttggcgcagataaagaccGGTGGCGTGCGTTTTCTTCGGCAGTTCTTCCGAGCTCTTATACGATTTATCTCagatcctcgacagcaactccacagctctctctaagctccagatcaccaattcttgaaggttcttggaggttcttccaagtcaagaggcggatcaaaagcaagaagaagaaagctagagttagggtttcttgtattcattgtaagctttgcttatacttttgttccctttcctttctttctgtattgagagtcttgtagggcttctccgccttcggtagttaccaaaaaggagcgtttattagtggaggtgtgtgtgtgcgcgtggatccttggactagtcacctcttgtaaggtggatatcaagtaaaatccatttgttagcgttgtgtattttgttttctttgtatttccgctgcacatctttgaagaaataagcaacgtcaaccacgagcacgcgacgagctattcacccccctctagctacatttcggtcccaacaaaactATCCCACGTATGACTTGGAATAAGCGACAGTCATctttgttttaaagattttgagcATTACTTTTAtggtggatattgtgagatctTCACTGACCacaaaaacttaaaatatttcttcacacataAGGAATTGAATATGAGGTAGAGGTGATGGctgaactgttagagtgtatactaaaagcctagctttttgtaaacatttattttgaaataaagaatcacattggtcaaatatctacatttatatgctaagtgtagttgttcaattaatttatattgtagataatatggtgtgtggtgtcacacacagaagatcatgttatcagtttcttataaattataaatagtagcttacgactaaaatggaaaggaacaaaccattggaatagtcgtagtgtaatttgatattaatttatcttgactataaaattatactagtacactctaaatgtattaagcaggaccatttgaggtagtatttttttatactgactatataaaagaacaatacctctgttattatggaagtgtatactcttaatcatgatataataacaaacacacataatatttatttctttaatttatcaaagggtgcgatttagctcgttaaatcaatagacccgataagttaagaaatgatattatttatatggtgtgttattgattatagaatgaaactgtgtcctagtaatctaagttgatgatgtccccttgaggagctcataaggattatcatgtaaacctcgcaggtggacttagtctgacatgatgataaggttgagtggtac
This genomic stretch from Zingiber officinale cultivar Zhangliang chromosome 7A, Zo_v1.1, whole genome shotgun sequence harbors:
- the LOC122000189 gene encoding transmembrane protein 234 homolog: MAGDVEKMVIVGLVWGATNAVMRRGALVWDRKLQAQLRAAAPGSRGLRRRLLQWIDLLLTWQYSLPFFINLSASAAFFHILGGAPISVAVPVTNATTFAATAVAGMFLGEEMRAGTTIFGTALIVLGVWICIRSGD